One stretch of Nocardia mangyaensis DNA includes these proteins:
- a CDS encoding SCO2521 family protein, whose amino-acid sequence MQLSGGPLALLGEVRTGLLPESAALSRGSAAELLTLVRGRGVQSRERPVSWAQSPVIPEGVDCRLATPSRARVRGVGTVATHAVVLGGRILQSSAQTTVVAGEGGHRRSWGHYLGRVGIVEVLTRTPANLGSHLVEGFLGPPDPAVATLDPGAVAARLHMRVRTDPMLNQRPPIQTGASMLRWAARVRPGEPPSMSFVLVDDETRLASVVVGDATELLAVQRFCEDLAMHDWLLTVLTDVIDEAEMAELSHSSPAQVLTPMLEHLVHLWLPGAFTPSVLRGLWTGLEADPGFSVQWNARIGQLRDRIAVATLGALTRSQSHW is encoded by the coding sequence ATGCAACTCAGCGGTGGTCCGCTGGCACTTCTGGGCGAAGTGCGCACCGGCCTGCTTCCCGAGTCCGCGGCCCTGAGCAGGGGGTCGGCGGCGGAACTGCTGACCCTGGTTCGTGGCCGCGGCGTGCAATCGCGGGAGCGTCCGGTCAGCTGGGCGCAGTCGCCGGTGATCCCCGAGGGGGTGGATTGCCGGCTGGCGACGCCGAGCCGGGCCAGGGTGCGCGGGGTGGGGACCGTCGCCACGCACGCGGTGGTCCTCGGTGGACGGATCCTGCAGAGCTCGGCCCAGACCACCGTGGTCGCCGGGGAAGGCGGTCACCGGCGCAGTTGGGGGCACTACCTCGGACGGGTCGGCATCGTGGAAGTGCTCACGCGGACACCGGCCAACCTGGGCAGCCACCTCGTCGAGGGATTCCTCGGGCCGCCCGATCCGGCCGTCGCCACGCTCGACCCCGGTGCCGTGGCGGCCCGGCTGCACATGCGGGTGCGCACCGATCCGATGCTGAATCAGCGGCCCCCGATCCAGACCGGCGCCTCGATGCTGCGCTGGGCCGCGCGGGTCCGGCCAGGGGAGCCGCCGAGCATGTCGTTCGTCCTGGTCGACGACGAGACCCGGCTGGCCTCGGTGGTGGTGGGTGACGCGACCGAACTGCTTGCGGTGCAACGCTTCTGCGAAGACCTCGCGATGCACGACTGGCTGCTCACGGTGCTCACCGACGTGATCGACGAGGCCGAGATGGCCGAGCTCTCGCACAGTTCGCCCGCCCAGGTGCTCACCCCGATGCTCGAACATCTCGTCCACCTGTGGTTGCCCGGCGCGTTCACCCCGTCGGTGCTGCGTGGACTGTGGACCGGGCTGGAGGCCGATCCGGGGTTCAGCGTGCAGTGGAACGCGCGGATCGGGCAGCTGCGCGACCGGATCGCGGTGGCCACCCTGGGCGCGCTGACCCGCAGCCAGTCGCACTGGTGA
- a CDS encoding SCO2522 family protein: MSSAAYAEATASTRVEDVALAHVSIEAGHFYMSDLINGEQAIAAQFRRVAPLLDAFTELARQEFAEAAGGPSRVRVSTCFLLDDYFQNDADPRQVVPKLLRIAADCGVRIDYLGSEAGCDKHLRRLHDEPRVPLAQMVADSVVAEPAPGSTGRRPPTAESGWLCNGSRSSDDEPGQAMEVNYRHPVEFSAHNHSIFLDVEMWRDRGAGREPRDVLWSCPFLASVWQLLRLGMLREEGKAIVRADYWDPDQEWPARWDQFPSVIRLQEHAAPFAAFRSLSLLPQRYLGIEHAVRTILEHVALDEVVVGMIAQRAQQQGVPMTEFVTDRLSHHFLSGV; this comes from the coding sequence GTGAGCAGTGCCGCCTACGCCGAGGCGACGGCGTCGACACGGGTCGAGGACGTTGCGCTGGCGCACGTGTCCATCGAAGCCGGGCACTTCTACATGTCCGATCTGATCAACGGGGAACAGGCGATCGCCGCCCAGTTCCGCCGGGTCGCACCGCTGCTCGACGCCTTCACCGAGCTGGCCCGCCAGGAGTTCGCCGAGGCCGCGGGCGGTCCGTCGCGAGTGCGGGTGAGTACCTGCTTCCTGCTCGACGACTACTTCCAGAACGACGCCGACCCCCGCCAGGTGGTGCCCAAACTGCTCCGGATCGCCGCCGACTGCGGGGTGCGGATCGACTACCTCGGCAGTGAGGCGGGCTGCGACAAGCATCTGCGCAGGCTGCACGACGAACCGCGGGTTCCATTGGCGCAGATGGTGGCCGATTCGGTCGTCGCCGAGCCCGCGCCGGGCAGCACCGGGCGTCGCCCGCCCACCGCGGAGTCGGGCTGGCTGTGCAACGGCAGTCGCTCCAGCGACGACGAGCCTGGTCAGGCCATGGAGGTCAACTACCGGCACCCGGTGGAGTTCTCGGCGCACAATCACTCGATCTTCCTCGATGTGGAGATGTGGCGTGATCGCGGTGCGGGTCGCGAGCCGCGCGATGTGCTGTGGTCGTGCCCGTTCCTGGCTTCGGTCTGGCAGCTGCTGCGCCTTGGCATGCTCCGTGAGGAGGGCAAAGCCATTGTGCGGGCCGACTATTGGGATCCCGACCAAGAGTGGCCAGCGCGCTGGGACCAGTTCCCGAGCGTGATCCGGCTCCAGGAGCACGCCGCCCCGTTCGCCGCGTTCCGTTCGCTGTCGCTGCTGCCGCAGCGCTATCTGGGCATCGAGCACGCGGTGCGCACGATTCTCGAGCACGTCGCGCTCGACGAGGTCGTCGTCGGGATGATCGCCCAGCGGGCCCAGCAGCAGGGTGTGCCGATGACCGAGTTCGTCACCGATCGGCTCTCGCATCACTTCCTCAGCGGCGTCTGA
- a CDS encoding SCO2523 family variant P-loop protein codes for MIVFATSDKGGTGRSVTSCNLAYRLGLRGISTAYLDFDFGSPTAGALFEIGSVERGTQPGNGLHSYLRGHNSLPQRIDVRASTNRDGLRRQRSRGGKLVLLPGDEGGGEAMSANDPQVVRRCRELLLDLDATFKVVIVDLSAGRSVAMQIALEATRPQDMPGKQVAWLVYHRWTRQHLMAAQGLVHGPKGLLKTGVELGYAPDEMLSRIRFVRTAVPRVTDEHAASGGPQAAWLIKQNDALRSLAAEYRLGAGALLGETPVEPVLQWREQIVLDADVNAGIAHRATVEAFEELARRLWDRSTWVRV; via the coding sequence ATGATCGTGTTCGCCACCTCCGACAAGGGCGGAACGGGCCGGTCGGTGACCAGCTGCAATCTCGCCTACCGGTTGGGACTGCGCGGAATCAGCACGGCCTACCTCGATTTCGACTTCGGCTCGCCCACCGCGGGCGCGCTGTTCGAGATCGGCTCGGTGGAACGCGGCACCCAGCCCGGCAACGGACTGCACTCGTATCTGCGCGGGCACAACAGCCTGCCCCAACGTATCGACGTGCGGGCGAGCACCAACCGCGATGGCCTGCGCCGCCAGCGCTCCCGGGGCGGCAAGCTGGTCCTGCTCCCCGGTGACGAGGGCGGCGGCGAGGCCATGTCGGCCAACGATCCCCAGGTGGTCCGCCGCTGCCGGGAACTGCTGCTGGACCTGGACGCCACGTTCAAAGTCGTGATCGTCGACCTCAGCGCGGGCCGGTCGGTGGCCATGCAGATCGCGCTGGAAGCGACTCGGCCGCAGGACATGCCGGGCAAGCAGGTGGCCTGGCTGGTGTATCACCGCTGGACCCGTCAGCACCTGATGGCCGCCCAGGGGCTTGTGCACGGGCCCAAGGGTCTGCTCAAGACCGGCGTGGAGCTCGGGTACGCCCCGGACGAGATGCTGTCGCGAATCCGCTTCGTACGCACCGCGGTTCCGCGCGTCACCGACGAGCACGCGGCCAGCGGCGGACCGCAGGCGGCCTGGCTGATCAAGCAGAACGACGCGCTGCGCTCGCTCGCCGCCGAATATCGCCTCGGTGCCGGCGCGCTGCTGGGCGAGACGCCGGTCGAACCGGTGTTGCAGTGGCGTGAGCAGATCGTGCTCGACGCCGATGTCAACGCCGGCATCGCCCATCGCGCGACGGTCGAGGCGTTCGAGGAACTGGCGCGGCGGCTGTGGGATCGTTCGACCTGGGTCCGGGTGTAG